From Arachis hypogaea cultivar Tifrunner chromosome 3, arahy.Tifrunner.gnm2.J5K5, whole genome shotgun sequence:
GTTGTGAGTTTCATAAACTCGTAGCTTTAATTTATTACATGTGTGCGTTATAGTAGTTGTATTTTCGTAGATCTAACTCCTAGTACAACTtgcatgaataataataataataataataataataataataataataataaagtaaaatggTAGTTTATACTTTATAGCGTTGAATAAAAGTGATTACTACGTACTACAACGCaagtaggtttttttttttaatgaaatttaagtATTCATCATTGATTGGTAGCTCAATAGGTTGTGTTCATTAGCTGTAATAATTTATACAAATGTCAAAGTTTTCGGCTATTAAGAAGTGACTTTAATTTGAAACCTCCTATGGTGCAAATAAACTTGTCGTTTTTACAAATTACAATACATATTATGTTTGTTAAGATCAACATCCATCTCTAGATTTTCCAAGATATAATGAAAAGCTGTAATTCAATATATGTAatgcaaattttgtttcaagcttCAAACTATACTTTTAGATTTAACTTATATATTGCTATAATTTTGATTTAGTATATTGTTTAACACACGCTTATGATCTGGAGTACATAACTGCTATTTAAATAGTGCATAAAATAGTTGATTACAATTTATGGAATCACTAAAGATACTCTAATATAAAGCcgtaaaaagttaaaataatttacATGACAGTATGACACTATAAATAATGGCTAAAAATTTTTGATATAGAAGTAAAATAAATGATATACTTTAATAtagtaattttttgtattttttaaaattgtgggagtACACAAATCAGACCCTCTGGTTTATGTAAAAATtcagagtacacaaatcggagggtccaatttgtgttaaaaaattgaaaaaactcaGAGTACATAAATAGGACCATGCGAgtggttttattttaaaattttatttaagaaatcGCATGGTCCGACTTGTGGTTggataaatatgaattttgaaagcTAGAAAACGAATCATCCGAATTATTTATTGTtgtcaatttttttatgaaattgaaTATCAAACGCAACTCAAACATATGTATTCTCCATATCAAACGCAACTCAAACACATGACTGTGAAGTATATGTATTCTCCATATCCAAGTCCAACATCACTTTTActtccatattcaaattaaaaaataataagttcAAATTAAATCTTACATATTAAATTTCTGAACTAAAAAGTTATATGCTCATCAtattcatatcttttttttttttctttcttttgctttcctCTCATCACCCCTTCTTTCTGTATAGttgtttgctttttcttgccGTGTATTTTAGTTCAATTCTACAGAAAAAAAATAGTGATTATATTCCTTAACAATTATACGTCATTgacaataatttaaattatttaaagttgATATAGATAAATAATACTTCTTGAATAATTGTAGtgataattgaatttttttaacggTCAATGAAAAGAATGTAGAAAAATAAGCATTGACCTTcctttaaatttattatgttacGCAAGCACACTTATTTGCAAGTGTAATCAACATTTAGAAGCGTCCAAtgtaatattagaaaaaatataaatctaaGTTGAAACCTTGCCTCAAAGATTGattctactattttttttttcacattttataAATTCCAAGTAAATAATACACAAACATTGGATCCATCCTATTTTAacgaataaattaataataatcaaaCCAACCTAAATAATCCATAtatcatatttttctttttgatttaaaattatatcatttttttttcttcgtcgtcatcatcatcatcccacTAACTAACAATAATTAGGGCCTAACAAAAAAAAAGCCACCccaaaaaaaaagttagtgaTCCAGTAACTCCGAGTCAACTCAGTAAATCAACTCGTCATGAAGCAACGGCCACGATTCTCCACGACCACCACCTTTTTTACCGCTACCATCACCCTGACTTCGGAAGTCCACGTGGCACCTTCTCTGAAACTCTTCGAGAGAAGTAGAGAAAACGGATTCGGGTCGGGTCATGACACGAAGAAGCTCCTCGAATAGCTCTTCGTCGCAAGGAATAGCGAGAGGTCCATGGTTACAGAAACCGTATTCTTCTTCCGCTTGAAGCAGAAGCTTCTGGAAGATCGGGTGATTCAACTGCGTCGCGCGCACGATGAACCTCCTCATGCTAGGTCCAACACACACCGCCACGTGTCCCGCCGGCACGTCCGCCGCCGCTCTCCCCGCCGCCTTCTTCCTCCACCGCATTAGCATCTGCCGGATCCGTACTATACGCCGGATCTTGCTGCTGTTTCCGTTCGACGGCGACATTGAAAACACGGAGTAAAATTACGGAAATGACCTCAAGATTTCAAAGTGTGGAAAGGAGAATTCAGAATTGGTTAGTGGTTACTTTTTGGTTTTTCGGTTAGTGGGATGGGAGCTATATATGGTGATGTGTGAGGGTAAaatgccactggagttggagatAATTACGAGATTGTGCCATTATTGCGGTGTTGCCTAAGTCGTAGTCAAGCCCATGTGAGGGGGTGTGAAAAGTGAGGGacgtttttttaattttcatgtggGCTTAGTTTTAGGGGGTTAGCCCACTCTGCCTTAGGTTAACTCCTTTttgttaatttgtttttaattagtGGGGTTACCTTCAAATGCAATGTACTTACTAGGACTACTTTTATAAAGCCGAATTAAAGGGAAAAttgtcttctttttatcctttaaTATTTTATCTCACCCTATTTTTTTCCCCATATATCAAAAATTAATCcatcataaatttaaattttatttaaaaattttattattcgtcaataaattattatatacacaaaGTAGAATTTAAACATCCAACACTTGTTTAAAcagattaataaattaattattaatttatttattttttaaaaattcattgtGGGGTTTATTTTGCATGATATAGTGTTTGTATAAAGTATATATGATGACTCAGAATTTGATTGGTATCAAATTCAGATGTAATTCAATTGTCAGACTTGAAGTTAAAtcatattttgatgaaaaatagaAGTGAGTTGACCCAATTTGTAATATAAAGTGAGTATCTATTTTaagttttctttaaaaaaaacaaatatttacacATTCATCAAAGTTTTTATAAGTAGTCAATATAAAGTCAAATATTCTTTTTGTTAAgactatattatattaaaattaaactattatttAAATGTTGTTATTGTTTATTTgtgttttatgaattttttttgtgtgtggaAAATTGTTGGTGAATATTGATTGATGGCTTTGGAATCACTATGCTAAAGTCAGCAGGAAATAGTCATATGTGTTAGATAATATGAGATTATGTTGGAAATTAAAAAAGGAGATTATTCCCTCTCTTTCTTGAGATAATTGGCTCAGTTTTTGGTTGCtttagaagaagagaaaaatgatgGGGTCCCATGTTGTCAAaacattattttaatattataaatataatactgCAATTATAGGAAGTGCTGTTAACATTGATAAAATAAGACAACGGGACCAGCCAACTAAAGTACTAAACTATTTTTCTAAACTATTTTCACATGCATCCTTCGGAATTTCGAGAGGACGTGCATAATACATCATCTCaaataaatgcaagaaaaaaaaataaatttattttatttaatattcattaattataacaataattaataaatattaaatataaattttaattgttttggtctatttttttttttaccaaatatttCTGCTTCTATTTTTGTGAAAGGAACCCTTTCTATCCACCAAAAGAAATTACGAATCAGTGTTTCTGAATTCTTTTACTTCGAATGTTAATTGATTAGTTTTAAACTATGAATAACATTACATCGGCAAAATAATATTTGACTTTAAAACTAATAAGATTTCTAGTTTAAGGGAAACAAAGAGATAGTAATAATAATCAATATTGAATAACCTCCTAAGACTTCAAAATTGGGATAAGTACTAATTT
This genomic window contains:
- the LOC112789125 gene encoding protein SMALL AUXIN UP-REGULATED RNA 12, which encodes MSPSNGNSSKIRRIVRIRQMLMRWRKKAAGRAAADVPAGHVAVCVGPSMRRFIVRATQLNHPIFQKLLLQAEEEYGFCNHGPLAIPCDEELFEELLRVMTRPESVFSTSLEEFQRRCHVDFRSQGDGSGKKGGGRGESWPLLHDELIY